One bacterium DNA segment encodes these proteins:
- a CDS encoding FGGY-family carbohydrate kinase, protein MAAIAVFDAGTGGAKCTVFDLTGRLRGYHSEAWSYSVRAHRDVPLVKEYAFDPDAFWGALARCMRMALAQSGVDPAEVIGAVTTSQREGCVFLAADGREIYAGPNLDSRGFMEGLEILGSLGAERLYAITGHSAPFIFPLARYLWYRKQGGEPVARILMINDWMSFRLCGALAAEPSNASESMLFDFRARQWSEEILERFAIPPGILPAIVPCGAAIGTVSAAAAAATGLREGTPVFAGGADTQCALLGAGAVEVGDTAAILGTTTPVQAVVGAPLLDPTANLWAGCHVVPERWVIESNGGSTGDAYLWLLDLLVGGDGDRFARAEALAAAAADGAAYAFIGPRVFDLTRIRPDMPGGILFPFPTLQLRPSAGELLRAFLSSIAFAVRANAAQIAAVTGRPAAEIIVGGGMSRSPLLVRLVADSCGVPVRRALEPQSTGLGCAMLVAVGAGAHADPASAGRAMCRHEVIAPDAERREALESGFRKWRELYDNLETHSI, encoded by the coding sequence ATGGCGGCGATCGCCGTCTTCGACGCCGGCACTGGCGGGGCGAAGTGCACCGTATTCGATCTCACCGGCAGGCTGCGCGGCTACCACAGCGAGGCGTGGAGCTACAGCGTGCGCGCCCATCGCGATGTGCCGCTGGTGAAGGAATACGCGTTCGACCCGGATGCCTTCTGGGGTGCCCTGGCGCGCTGCATGCGGATGGCGCTGGCGCAGTCGGGCGTCGATCCGGCGGAGGTGATCGGCGCCGTGACCACCAGTCAGCGCGAGGGGTGCGTGTTCCTCGCCGCCGATGGGCGCGAGATCTACGCCGGCCCGAATCTGGACAGCCGGGGATTCATGGAGGGTCTGGAGATCCTCGGTAGCCTCGGAGCGGAGCGCCTCTACGCGATCACCGGCCACTCGGCGCCGTTCATCTTCCCCCTGGCGCGCTATCTCTGGTACCGCAAGCAGGGCGGCGAGCCGGTGGCGCGCATCCTGATGATCAACGACTGGATGAGCTTCCGGCTCTGCGGCGCGCTGGCGGCGGAACCGTCGAACGCCAGCGAGTCGATGCTGTTCGATTTCCGCGCCCGGCAGTGGTCGGAGGAGATCCTGGAGCGCTTCGCGATTCCGCCTGGCATCCTGCCGGCGATCGTCCCCTGCGGCGCGGCGATCGGCACCGTGAGCGCGGCGGCTGCGGCGGCGACGGGCCTGCGTGAGGGCACGCCGGTGTTCGCCGGCGGCGCCGACACGCAGTGTGCGCTGTTGGGGGCCGGCGCGGTGGAGGTTGGCGACACGGCGGCCATCCTCGGCACGACGACGCCGGTACAAGCGGTCGTCGGCGCACCCCTCCTCGATCCGACGGCCAATCTCTGGGCCGGGTGTCACGTCGTACCCGAGCGCTGGGTCATCGAGTCCAACGGCGGCAGCACCGGTGATGCCTATCTCTGGTTGCTCGATCTGCTGGTCGGCGGCGATGGTGATCGCTTCGCGCGCGCCGAGGCGCTGGCGGCGGCGGCGGCCGACGGCGCCGCGTATGCCTTCATCGGCCCGCGGGTGTTCGACCTCACGCGCATTCGCCCCGACATGCCGGGTGGCATCCTGTTTCCGTTCCCCACGCTGCAGTTGCGGCCGAGCGCCGGCGAGCTGTTGCGCGCCTTCCTGTCGAGCATCGCCTTCGCGGTGCGCGCGAATGCAGCGCAGATCGCCGCCGTGACTGGGCGACCGGCGGCGGAGATCATCGTCGGTGGGGGGATGTCCCGCAGCCCGTTGCTCGTGCGCCTCGTCGCCGACAGTTGTGGGGTGCCGGTGCGACGGGCGCTGGAGCCGCAGAGCACGGGACTGGGATGCGCGATGCTGGTCGCGGTTGGCGCCGGGGCGCATGCCGATCCGGCGAGCGCCGGACGCGCCATGTGCCGTCACGAGGTGATCGCACCCGACGCGGAGCGGCGTGAGGCGCTCGAGTCTGGCTTCCGCAAATGGCGCGAGCTCTACGACAACCTCGAAACCCACTCGATCTGA
- the dtd gene encoding D-tyrosyl-tRNA(Tyr) deacylase — MRAVLQRVSAGSVLVDGETVGRIDRGLVALVGVSTHDTTADADWIADRMVGLRIFENAAGKLDASVLDVGGSVLLVSQFTLHADTRRGRRPSFTSAATGPQAEPLYARVVAAVAARGVAVATGRFGAHMRVALINDGPVTILLDSRET; from the coding sequence ATGCGCGCCGTACTCCAGCGCGTCAGCGCCGGGTCGGTTCTCGTCGACGGCGAGACCGTCGGTCGCATCGACCGCGGACTGGTAGCGCTCGTCGGGGTGAGCACGCACGACACCACCGCCGACGCCGACTGGATCGCCGACCGCATGGTCGGGCTGCGCATCTTCGAGAACGCCGCCGGGAAGCTCGATGCGTCGGTGCTCGACGTCGGCGGGAGCGTCCTGCTGGTCTCGCAGTTCACCCTCCACGCCGACACCCGCAGGGGGCGCCGGCCATCATTTACCTCCGCTGCCACCGGGCCGCAGGCCGAGCCCCTCTACGCGCGCGTCGTGGCGGCGGTCGCCGCCCGCGGCGTCGCCGTCGCCACCGGTCGGTTCGGCGCCCACATGCGGGTCGCTCTGATCAACGACGGTCCGGTGACCATCCTGCTCGATTCGCGCGAGACCTGA
- a CDS encoding dienelactone hydrolase family protein, whose protein sequence is MIALHGWGANALDLLGLAPHLGDGQILVLCPQGPLEVPIAPGMNGYGWFPITMGAPPDPGTFARSVDALDGFIGAAQRRYPIAGDRLALLGFSQGGVMAYALALRHGRALAAVAALSTWFAPGLGGAASLEGLPVLVQHGTRDELIDVSRGRESVEALRAAGADVRYREYEMGHEITADSLRELAAFLGEQLLPRIVLP, encoded by the coding sequence TTGATCGCGCTGCACGGCTGGGGCGCCAATGCCCTCGACCTGCTCGGCCTGGCACCCCATCTCGGCGACGGGCAGATCCTCGTGCTCTGCCCCCAAGGCCCGCTCGAGGTGCCGATCGCTCCCGGGATGAACGGCTATGGGTGGTTCCCCATCACCATGGGGGCGCCACCCGACCCCGGAACATTCGCGCGCTCCGTCGACGCGCTCGACGGCTTCATCGGCGCCGCGCAGCGGCGGTATCCGATTGCCGGCGACCGGCTGGCGCTGCTCGGCTTCAGTCAGGGGGGTGTGATGGCGTACGCGCTGGCGCTCCGGCACGGTCGGGCACTGGCCGCGGTGGCGGCGCTGTCCACCTGGTTCGCGCCCGGCCTCGGCGGGGCGGCGTCGCTGGAGGGCCTGCCCGTGCTCGTCCAGCACGGCACGCGCGACGAGCTGATCGACGTATCGCGCGGCCGGGAGTCGGTCGAGGCGCTGAGGGCCGCCGGCGCCGACGTGCGCTACCGCGAGTACGAGATGGGTCACGAGATCACGGCCGACAGCCTGCGGGAGCTGGCGGCCTTCCTCGGCGAACAGTTGTTGCCGCGGATCGTGTTGCCCTGA
- the pyrR gene encoding bifunctional pyr operon transcriptional regulator/uracil phosphoribosyltransferase PyrR yields MAATERMVLDAQGVERALARVTHEILERNKGVEDLVFIGVRSLGVEIAERLAAKAAAIEGVEVPRGVIDITLYRDDLSRAAQQPAVKGTDIPFDIDDRQVVLVDDVLYTGRTVRAALDALMDLGRPRCVQLAVLIDRGHRELPIRADYVGKNLPTATNESVEVRLRERDGRDEVVLVRSQEG; encoded by the coding sequence ATGGCCGCGACGGAGCGGATGGTGCTCGACGCGCAGGGAGTGGAGCGTGCGCTCGCCCGCGTGACGCACGAGATTCTCGAGCGCAACAAGGGCGTCGAGGACCTGGTGTTCATCGGCGTCCGCTCGCTCGGGGTGGAGATCGCCGAGCGTCTCGCCGCCAAGGCGGCGGCGATCGAAGGGGTCGAGGTGCCGCGCGGCGTCATCGACATCACGCTCTACCGCGACGATCTCAGCCGCGCCGCCCAGCAGCCGGCGGTGAAGGGCACCGACATCCCCTTCGACATCGACGACCGCCAGGTGGTGCTGGTCGACGACGTCCTCTACACCGGTCGCACGGTGCGCGCCGCCCTCGACGCGTTGATGGACCTGGGGCGGCCGCGCTGCGTGCAACTGGCGGTCCTCATCGACCGCGGCCACCGCGAGCTGCCCATCCGCGCCGACTACGTCGGCAAGAATCTGCCCACGGCAACCAACGAATCGGTCGAGGTACGGCTCAGGGAACGCGATGGGCGCGACGAGGTCGTGCTCGTCCGCAGCCAGGAGGGTTGA
- a CDS encoding serine/threonine protein phosphatase: MSVGRRFVVGDVHGCRDELERLLDHLAPGAGDAICFLGDYVDRGPDPRGVVDRLLRLRREGPECIFLKGNHEDMFLAFMGEPGRHGDAFLWNGGDATLASYGCHGLSGAAVARHLPAEHRAFLAGLRTHAYFDNFLCVHAGVRPNRPLASQSEEDLLWIREDFIAQAHPFPYTVLFGHTPHRDVFVDLPYKVGLDTGLVYGNRLSCLEIDARTVWQIGRGQRHVVADALE, encoded by the coding sequence ATGAGCGTCGGGAGACGCTTCGTCGTCGGCGACGTACACGGCTGTCGCGACGAGCTCGAGCGCCTCCTCGACCACCTGGCTCCCGGCGCCGGAGACGCGATCTGCTTCCTCGGCGACTACGTGGATCGCGGCCCCGACCCGCGCGGCGTCGTCGACCGCCTGCTCCGCCTGCGCCGCGAGGGGCCGGAGTGCATCTTTCTCAAGGGCAATCACGAGGACATGTTCCTCGCCTTCATGGGAGAGCCCGGCCGTCACGGCGACGCCTTTTTGTGGAATGGGGGCGACGCGACGCTCGCCAGCTACGGCTGCCACGGACTGTCGGGCGCGGCCGTCGCGCGACACCTGCCGGCCGAGCACCGTGCCTTTTTGGCCGGACTCCGGACGCACGCGTACTTCGACAATTTCCTCTGCGTCCACGCTGGCGTCCGCCCGAACCGGCCGCTCGCCTCGCAGTCGGAGGAGGATCTCCTCTGGATCCGCGAGGATTTCATCGCCCAGGCGCATCCGTTCCCCTACACGGTGCTCTTCGGGCACACGCCCCACCGCGACGTGTTCGTCGACCTGCCGTACAAGGTCGGCCTCGACACCGGACTCGTCTATGGCAACCGCCTCAGTTGCCTCGAAATCGACGCGCGCACCGTCTGGCAGATCGGTCGCGGCCAGCGCCACGTCGTCGCCGACGCGCTGGAGTGA
- a CDS encoding tRNA (cytidine(34)-2'-O)-methyltransferase, giving the protein MSCTAGSRTDARRRAFSARRTTSSPTASPSTTAASSSARRRGASPLAAAEPAAGLRVVLVQPEIPPNTGSIARLCAATAIPLHLVRPLGFSLEDRYLKRAGLDYWPFVDLHVHDSWQHFLDAEQPRTLVCFSARATRSYLDAPLTDPVVHLVFGGETRGLDAALRALHAERLYAIPILTPHVRSLNLSNAVSIAVYEGLRQRMTALPRMGRSG; this is encoded by the coding sequence ATGTCCTGTACTGCCGGGTCAAGGACGGACGCGAGGCGGCGCGCTTTCTCCGCCCGGCGTACTACCAGCTCGCCGACCGCATCGCCGTCGACGACGGCGGCTTCGTCTTCCGCACGGCGGCGGGGCGCTTCCCCATTGGCCGCCGCTGAGCCCGCCGCCGGGCTGCGCGTGGTGCTCGTGCAGCCCGAGATCCCGCCCAACACCGGCAGCATCGCCCGTCTGTGCGCGGCGACGGCGATCCCGCTCCATCTCGTCCGTCCACTCGGGTTCTCGCTCGAGGATCGCTACCTGAAGCGGGCCGGCCTCGACTACTGGCCGTTCGTCGACCTGCACGTCCACGACTCCTGGCAGCACTTTCTCGACGCCGAGCAGCCGCGAACCCTCGTCTGCTTCTCGGCCCGCGCCACCCGGAGCTATCTCGATGCGCCGTTGACCGACCCCGTCGTGCATCTCGTCTTCGGGGGCGAAACCCGCGGTCTGGACGCGGCGTTGCGCGCCCTCCACGCCGAGCGGCTGTACGCCATTCCCATCCTCACCCCGCACGTGCGCAGCCTGAACCTGTCCAACGCCGTGTCCATCGCGGTCTATGAGGGGCTCCGCCAGCGCATGACGGCGCTTCCCCGGATGGGACGGTCGGGCTAG
- a CDS encoding dual specificity protein phosphatase family protein, giving the protein MTDHTDLPPLHLQLAGPAARPAGHPGHAFVLPALAVGEYPTPEDATWLRHTCGVSAVISLQDDLDLERKGVPLSALHRAYERVAIAFSRYPIADGDAAALCRMLDRILADLHGRLGKGERVYLHCNAGLNRAPTVAVAYLHRHHGLSLDDACAAVKSRRACVPYMRALRTHYAA; this is encoded by the coding sequence ATGACCGATCACACCGACCTGCCGCCCCTGCATCTCCAACTCGCCGGCCCGGCGGCGCGACCCGCCGGACACCCGGGGCACGCCTTCGTGCTCCCCGCCCTGGCGGTTGGCGAGTATCCGACGCCGGAGGACGCAACCTGGCTGCGCCACACCTGCGGCGTCAGCGCGGTGATCTCACTGCAGGACGACCTCGACCTGGAGCGCAAGGGCGTCCCGCTGAGCGCCCTGCACCGTGCCTACGAGCGCGTCGCGATCGCCTTCTCCCGTTACCCGATCGCCGATGGCGATGCCGCCGCGCTGTGCCGCATGCTCGATCGGATCCTGGCCGATCTGCACGGCCGTCTGGGCAAGGGCGAGCGCGTCTACCTGCATTGCAATGCCGGCCTGAACCGGGCGCCAACCGTCGCCGTCGCCTACCTGCATCGCCACCACGGACTGAGCCTCGATGACGCCTGCGCCGCCGTGAAATCACGCCGCGCCTGCGTCCCCTACATGCGCGCCCTGCGCACCCACTACGCCGCCTGA
- a CDS encoding transglutaminase domain-containing protein, with translation MTSLVRATRYAIVGVWAALLIALAASSLPHRADQGMNPVSAAVGSLAGDAAEDEWTGIYMKGSKIGFAHYRAVPESGGLRIEETSVLRLTVLDREQTVQATISGSAADDLSLRRFDVALTSDLGTFAARGRVDNHGLVLDVTTGGQTSSQRLPLDQPLYLAAAARVRLTQGGLRAGRTLTVQVFDAAAMQQQPMTMRIVGRETLTEDGVAVPTWKVRESFRGMESDVWLDDHGRTVRERGPMGLEARRESPADAVAKGWGETPLDLMGAVAVPVAAISDPRGRDRLRLRLTGTAGVAIPSDGRQHGNAGEWVIQREALPAATYRLPYAGEQWRGDLQPTMFLQSDQPQVRAAAAAAVDGETDPRSAAERLRRWVHDSLEQRPAATLPNALQVLQTRAGDCNEHAVLYAALARAVGLPARVVAGLVYQNDAFLYHAWNEVWLGEGWVSVDAIFDQMPADVTHLKLIEGGPETHAALVPLIGKLSIRVLPDGDAG, from the coding sequence ATGACGTCCCTGGTCCGCGCGACGCGCTACGCCATCGTCGGCGTCTGGGCCGCCCTCCTGATCGCCCTCGCGGCGTCCAGTCTGCCGCATCGCGCGGACCAGGGTATGAACCCCGTGTCCGCGGCGGTCGGCTCGCTGGCCGGCGACGCGGCGGAAGACGAGTGGACCGGCATCTACATGAAGGGGAGCAAGATCGGGTTCGCGCACTATCGCGCCGTCCCCGAGTCCGGCGGCCTGCGCATCGAGGAGACCTCCGTGCTGCGCCTGACCGTGCTCGATCGCGAGCAGACGGTGCAGGCCACGATCAGCGGCAGCGCGGCGGACGACCTGTCGCTGCGGCGCTTCGACGTCGCACTGACCAGCGACCTCGGGACCTTCGCCGCCCGCGGCCGCGTCGATAACCACGGTCTGGTGCTGGACGTGACCACCGGCGGGCAGACCTCGAGCCAGCGCCTGCCGCTGGACCAACCCCTGTATCTGGCGGCCGCGGCACGCGTCCGGCTGACCCAGGGCGGGCTGCGCGCAGGGCGCACGCTGACGGTGCAGGTCTTCGACGCGGCCGCCATGCAGCAGCAGCCGATGACGATGCGGATCGTTGGCCGTGAGACGCTGACGGAGGACGGCGTCGCGGTGCCGACCTGGAAGGTGCGCGAGTCGTTCCGCGGCATGGAATCCGACGTCTGGCTCGACGACCACGGGCGTACCGTGCGCGAACGCGGCCCCATGGGTCTCGAGGCGCGACGCGAGTCACCCGCCGACGCCGTCGCCAAGGGCTGGGGCGAGACGCCGCTCGACCTCATGGGCGCCGTGGCAGTGCCCGTCGCCGCCATCAGCGATCCACGCGGCCGCGATCGTCTGCGCCTGCGCCTGACCGGCACCGCCGGCGTCGCCATCCCGAGCGACGGACGCCAACACGGCAATGCCGGGGAATGGGTCATCCAGCGCGAAGCCCTGCCCGCCGCGACCTACCGTCTGCCGTACGCCGGCGAGCAGTGGCGCGGCGACCTGCAGCCGACCATGTTCCTGCAGAGCGATCAGCCGCAGGTTCGCGCCGCCGCCGCCGCCGCGGTCGATGGAGAGACGGACCCCCGCAGCGCCGCCGAGCGGCTGCGCCGCTGGGTCCACGACTCGCTCGAACAGCGCCCGGCGGCCACCCTGCCCAATGCGCTGCAGGTGCTGCAGACGCGAGCCGGCGACTGCAACGAGCACGCGGTGCTCTACGCGGCGCTGGCGCGCGCCGTCGGTCTGCCGGCGCGGGTCGTCGCCGGACTCGTTTACCAGAACGACGCGTTCCTCTATCACGCCTGGAACGAGGTGTGGCTGGGCGAGGGCTGGGTGAGCGTCGACGCCATCTTCGACCAGATGCCGGCCGACGTGACGCACCTGAAGCTGATCGAAGGCGGCCCCGAGACCCACGCGGCGCTGGTACCGCTGATCGGCAAGCTCTCGATCCGCGTCCTGCCCGACGGGGACGCAGGCTGA
- a CDS encoding TetR/AcrR family transcriptional regulator yields MPRAALKKVREAPESTKARILRAAEAVFAARGFDGASTREIAAAAGVNISSLHYHWESKETLYFAVFAHVYDRILELVRSSIPDASMERPASREVVDDVMGRLYDFFADNPTIPRLMVRRLLETGTDTSDIEREILLPAWRGFATWTYDLSKVVSAEDAPIMMLTVHSVLLLFMLDSQQFAALLGGSVRSPDMRARLRPHIIDLVHVLIRAEKRKRA; encoded by the coding sequence GTGCCGCGTGCTGCGTTGAAGAAGGTGCGCGAGGCGCCGGAGTCGACCAAGGCGCGCATCCTCCGTGCCGCGGAGGCGGTGTTCGCGGCGCGCGGTTTCGACGGCGCGTCGACGCGCGAGATCGCGGCCGCCGCAGGCGTGAACATCTCCAGTCTCCACTACCACTGGGAGTCGAAGGAGACGCTCTACTTCGCGGTCTTCGCGCACGTCTACGACCGCATCCTCGAGCTGGTGCGCTCCTCGATCCCCGACGCCTCGATGGAACGGCCGGCGAGCCGTGAGGTGGTGGACGACGTCATGGGGCGTCTCTACGACTTCTTCGCCGACAATCCGACCATCCCCCGCCTGATGGTGCGCCGTCTGCTCGAGACGGGCACCGACACGAGCGACATCGAGCGCGAGATCCTGTTGCCCGCGTGGCGAGGTTTCGCGACCTGGACGTACGACCTGAGCAAGGTGGTGAGCGCCGAGGACGCGCCGATCATGATGTTGACCGTCCATTCCGTGCTGCTGCTGTTCATGTTGGACAGCCAGCAGTTCGCGGCGCTGCTCGGCGGCAGTGTCCGCAGCCCGGACATGCGAGCGCGTCTCCGGCCGCACATCATCGACCTGGTGCATGTGCTCATCCGCGCCGAGAAGAGGAAGCGAGCGTGA
- a CDS encoding HAMP domain-containing histidine kinase, with translation MANRGRITRLSARAAAPATAHEPAPPAPLEAVSPPAPASPAPAPSRLALGPLPLALIALALVALASQVQLSFNLSGGLPVLLAAAALLVAAAVIIAPALKPLAIRALTPELAALPLAGVAYAASLRPLPEPVAPLVAAAAVMAAALVVPRRPMMPPLAALALAGGALLAHADAGWGALAAPALLFQIGAAAGAATLMTVTARRIRQAEERTEAEALRWRESSVRLEAENCAIKETTEVATSVLEVANGITTALDPGSIADQIVRGSANQLRAVGTVLLLWDDASETFRVGAIHGPHALGATDLRQVEVRPDTVPTLGQGDSGVVVQLAPNSVREAMLRGLLQRWKATSLVGVRLQRGEHLRGLLFAARGDRQPPFTSRDCRILAGIGVHAAAALDYANLIADLQSANQLKEEFMATMSHELRTPLNVIIGYTDLQLEGAFGDLPADHIETLNTVRHQALQLLELIQATLDMSRLERGLMTVDLRDVTVGQLIEQLQVQIPPAWRKPSVELNWRVEPGLSPLRTDPAKLGILLRNLVHNALKFTHHGMVTVSVSAHPDRRKVTFVVQDSGVGIKAEHLSEIFDMFRQAPDGESAPGGVGLGLYIVKRLATVLGAEIEVGSAPGRGATFRIHIPIDGPLARA, from the coding sequence ATGGCCAACCGCGGACGGATCACCCGGCTCAGCGCGCGCGCCGCGGCGCCGGCCACCGCCCACGAGCCGGCCCCGCCGGCGCCGCTCGAAGCCGTGTCGCCGCCCGCTCCTGCGTCCCCGGCCCCCGCCCCGTCGCGCCTGGCGCTCGGGCCGCTTCCCCTGGCCCTCATCGCGCTGGCCCTGGTGGCCCTGGCGTCGCAGGTGCAGCTCTCGTTCAACCTCAGCGGCGGCCTCCCCGTTCTGCTCGCCGCCGCGGCGCTGCTCGTGGCCGCGGCGGTGATCATCGCCCCGGCGCTGAAGCCGTTGGCGATCCGGGCGCTCACCCCGGAGCTGGCGGCGCTGCCGCTCGCCGGTGTCGCCTACGCCGCCAGTCTGCGGCCGCTGCCCGAACCGGTGGCGCCCCTGGTGGCGGCCGCGGCGGTGATGGCCGCCGCGCTGGTGGTCCCGCGGCGGCCGATGATGCCGCCGTTGGCGGCGCTGGCCCTCGCCGGCGGCGCCCTGCTGGCGCACGCCGATGCTGGCTGGGGCGCCCTCGCCGCCCCCGCCCTGCTCTTCCAGATCGGCGCCGCCGCCGGCGCCGCCACGCTGATGACCGTGACGGCGCGGCGCATCCGCCAGGCGGAGGAGCGCACCGAAGCGGAGGCGCTGCGCTGGCGAGAGTCGAGCGTCCGGCTGGAAGCGGAGAACTGCGCCATCAAGGAGACCACGGAGGTGGCGACCTCGGTCCTCGAGGTCGCCAACGGCATCACCACCGCTCTCGATCCGGGATCGATCGCCGACCAGATCGTGCGCGGCTCCGCCAACCAGCTCCGCGCCGTCGGCACGGTGCTGCTGCTCTGGGACGACGCCAGCGAGACCTTCCGGGTCGGCGCGATTCACGGACCTCACGCCCTCGGCGCCACCGACCTGCGTCAGGTCGAGGTGCGGCCGGACACCGTGCCGACCCTCGGCCAGGGCGACTCCGGCGTCGTTGTCCAGTTGGCGCCGAACAGCGTCCGCGAAGCGATGCTGCGCGGGCTCCTGCAGCGCTGGAAGGCGACCAGCCTGGTCGGCGTGCGACTGCAGCGCGGCGAGCATCTGCGCGGTCTCCTCTTCGCGGCGCGCGGCGATCGCCAGCCGCCCTTCACCTCGCGCGACTGCCGCATTCTCGCCGGCATCGGCGTCCACGCCGCGGCCGCGCTCGACTACGCCAACCTGATCGCCGATCTGCAGTCCGCCAACCAGCTCAAGGAAGAGTTCATGGCGACGATGTCGCACGAGCTGCGCACGCCGCTGAACGTGATCATCGGCTACACCGACCTGCAACTCGAGGGCGCCTTCGGCGATCTGCCCGCGGATCACATCGAGACGCTGAACACGGTGCGCCATCAGGCGTTGCAGTTGCTGGAGCTCATCCAGGCGACGCTCGACATGAGCCGCCTCGAACGGGGGCTGATGACCGTCGACCTGCGCGACGTCACGGTCGGCCAGCTCATCGAGCAGCTCCAGGTGCAGATCCCGCCAGCATGGCGCAAGCCCTCGGTCGAGCTCAACTGGCGGGTCGAGCCCGGGCTGTCGCCCCTGCGCACCGATCCGGCCAAGCTCGGCATCCTGCTGCGCAACCTGGTGCACAACGCGCTCAAGTTCACGCACCACGGCATGGTGACGGTGTCGGTGTCGGCCCACCCCGACCGGCGCAAGGTGACGTTCGTGGTGCAGGACTCCGGCGTCGGCATCAAGGCCGAGCACCTGTCGGAGATCTTCGACATGTTCCGGCAGGCGCCGGACGGCGAGAGCGCCCCGGGCGGCGTCGGCCTCGGCCTCTACATCGTCAAACGCCTGGCGACCGTGCTCGGGGCCGAGATCGAGGTCGGCAGTGCCCCCGGGCGCGGCGCCACCTTCCGCATCCACATCCCGATCGACGGCCCGCTGGCTCGCGCCTGA
- a CDS encoding 3-phosphoglycerate dehydrogenase → MKALITASFTPEGVERLRRHMDVVHEDWRARHSIYFDGEEFARRIRAVGADILIVEADLVHDEVLTAVPLRLIGCCRGDPINIGVERATALGIPVLFAPGRNADAVADLTLGFMLALARHIYTVNALLKSGQMTFSATRDYLDIYNTYGGFELGGVTVGVVGFGAIGRRVVRRLRAFGSRVLVFDPFVAPEAVRDAGAEPAALDDLVRSVDILTLHCPDTPENYGLISAERIRGMKRGAYVLNLARAAIVDDEALYAALRDGDLAGAALDVFADEPVRPENRYVRLPNVLVAPHLGGATRDVVRHQTEMIVDGIEAWLGGEPPRHIVNPAVLGR, encoded by the coding sequence GTGAAAGCCCTGATCACCGCGTCGTTCACGCCCGAAGGGGTGGAGCGCCTCCGCCGTCACATGGACGTCGTGCACGAGGATTGGCGCGCCCGGCATTCGATCTACTTCGACGGCGAGGAATTCGCGCGCCGCATCCGCGCCGTCGGGGCGGACATCCTGATCGTCGAGGCCGACCTCGTGCACGACGAGGTGCTGACCGCCGTTCCGCTCCGCCTGATCGGCTGCTGCCGTGGGGACCCGATCAACATCGGCGTCGAGCGCGCCACGGCGCTGGGGATTCCAGTGCTCTTCGCGCCGGGTCGCAACGCCGATGCGGTCGCCGACCTGACGCTGGGCTTCATGCTCGCCCTGGCACGCCACATCTACACCGTGAACGCGTTGCTCAAGTCGGGACAGATGACCTTCTCCGCGACACGCGATTATCTCGACATCTACAACACCTACGGCGGCTTCGAGCTCGGCGGGGTAACGGTCGGCGTGGTCGGATTCGGCGCCATCGGACGCCGCGTCGTGCGGCGGCTGCGCGCCTTCGGCAGCCGGGTCCTCGTCTTCGACCCATTCGTCGCCCCCGAGGCGGTGCGCGACGCCGGGGCCGAGCCGGCCGCCCTCGATGACCTCGTCCGCAGCGTCGACATCCTGACCCTGCACTGTCCCGACACGCCCGAGAACTACGGCCTGATCAGCGCCGAGCGGATTCGCGGCATGAAACGGGGGGCGTACGTGCTGAATCTGGCGCGGGCGGCGATCGTCGACGACGAGGCGCTCTACGCGGCGCTGCGCGACGGCGATCTCGCGGGTGCGGCCTTGGACGTCTTCGCCGACGAGCCGGTGCGGCCGGAGAACCGCTACGTGCGGCTGCCGAACGTGCTGGTCGCGCCGCACCTCGGCGGCGCGACGCGTGACGTCGTGCGACATCAGACCGAGATGATCGTCGACGGTATCGAGGCCTGGCTGGGCGGCGAACCGCCCCGCCACATCGTCAATCCCGCGGTTCTCGGGCGCTGA